The window CGCCCACATATTCTATTTGTTTGAATTATTATCAACTAAATTGGGTTACATTCCCATAATTTCCCGTCCGCACAAAGCTTCAAATACCAGTCCCGGCCGAAGACCCGACACGCCTATGACCGGTGACGCCCGAACCGATTTCGTGACCCAGGGGGCCGACACATCGAGCGACGAACAAAGCTGGGAAGATCCCAGAGATGGCCGACCCTGGCAGGAAGAGAGCCGGCTCAGGCGACTCTACATCAAGGAAGGACTGAGTACGTACGATATCGCTGAAAGGCTCGGATGCAGTCGGCCGACGGTTTCGAACTGGCTGGAGCGGTTCGGGATAGAGCGAACAGGGCGACAGCCCGAGCCGTGTGTGCTCTCCGACGAATCACTTCTCCGAGGTCTGTACGTGGAACGAGGACTCTCTCTTTCTGATGTCGCACAGGAAGCCGGCTGCAGCATATGGAAGACCCGGGCCTGGCTTCGGCGGCACGGAATCGAAACCAGAACACCGGGGGAGCACAACCGTAACGAGCTACTAGAAGACGAGGGATGGCTCCGCGAACAGTACGTGGAAAAAGAGCTATCAACCCCCACCATCGCCGAGAAGGCCGATTCGTCCGCCCGGACGGTCTCAGAGTGGCTTCGCAAGCACGAAATCGATATCCCGCGGCATCTGTCGGAAGAAACGAGAGAGACGTTGGCGGACCCCAGCCGAATGACCCACCTCTACACCGATCGAGGTCTCACGGGGATGGAGATCGCGGAAGAACTGGATTGTTCAGCAACAGTCGTATACGAACACCTCCAGCAGCATGGCTTGACCAACTACGAGATGGTCGGCGACGATCATCCTCGATGGAGGGGCGGAGAGTACGCCTACGGCGAAGGATGGAACGATGCGAAGCGTGAGGCCGTTCGGGACCGAGACGACAATCGCTGCTGTTTGTGCGGGATGACCCAGCGGGAACATCAAGACGAACGTGGTTCGAAGCTCCCCGTCCACCACGTCCGAAAGGCTCGAAACGTCGACGACCCGGAAAAGCGGAATGGGATGGGGAATCTAATCACGTTGTGTCACAGCTGCCACTCCATCGCCGAGAAGATGACACCAGAGCTACCGGAGGGGATAGATGACCGACGATGACGATAATCAATCGTGGGGGCCGATTTTTCCGTACGAATCCCCCTACAGGGAGCAACTAAACGGTATTGAAGAAACGATTGAAGTAGCACAAGATTCTGGCTACTCGGTCATCGAGGGGGCCTGCGGAACTGGAAAGACGCTGTTAGCGCTCACCGCGGGCATCCAGCTGGTCCGGGACCCGGACACGCAGTACGAGCGCGTCCTCGCGCTGACGAGCGTCAAACAGCAGCTCCGACAGTTCGAACAGGACCTCCGTATCATCAACGACAACCTGCCCGCGGACTGGAACCCCGTCTCCGGGCTCACGCTGGTCGGGAAGGCCGACGTCTGCGCGTACAACGTCGCCGGGACGGGCGGCATCGACGATTCGAACGTCTACGAGCGCTGCGAGGGGCTCCGCGAGCGGACGCGCGCGCTGGCGGACGACACGAGCGCGGGGGACCTCGCGTCGCAGGCTCGCTCCCAGCAGGTCGGGCTGGCCGACTCGGGCGCGAGCGGCGGCGACGCGGCGGACTACCTCGAGGCCGCGGGCGGGATGGCGCCCTATCCCGAGGGAACACCTGAATCCGGGAACGACGTTGAGTACTGCCCGTTCTACGCGCAGTTCCTCGAGGACCTGCCCGACGACGGCGAGGCCGCCGAGGCGGTCCCGTTCGACTGGACGGAGACCGGCCACATCGACGCACAGGAACTCACGCGGCTCTCGGTGGACGCCGGGACGTGCCCGCACTCCGTGATGGGGGCGCTCCTCCCGGAGGTAGAGGTCGTCGTCGGGAACTACTACCACGCGTTCGACCCGACAACGGTCGAGACGTTCACGGGCGCGCTGCTGGACGACGAGACGTTCGTCGTCTGCGACGAGGCCCACATGCTCGAACCGCGCGTGCGCGACCTCGTCAGCGACGGCATCGCGGACGTCTCGCTGCGCGACGCCGAGAGCGAACTCGCACAGGTCGTCCAGCCGCTGACGATGACCGACGAGACCGGCCGCCAGACGGGACCCGTCGACCGCATCCGCGCCGAGTTATCGGACGCCACGGTCGACCTGGAGGACCTCCAGCGGACGCGCCAGTTCCTCCGCGACCTCCGCGAGGAGCTCGCCCGGCAGGTCGAGTCGTACCTCGACCGCGAGCACCGGGGTTGGCGGGCGAATCTCAACGATCTCCCCGACGACGAGATTCCCCTGCGCGACCCCGAACGGCCCCGTACCGACGACCTCACGCAGTGGGCCGAGAACGAGGGGTACGACGAACGAGACTGGGTGCGTGCCGAGAGCGCGTGTGCCGTCGCCGCGCGCATCCTGAACAGCGTCGAGGAGGAGGACACCAAACGGACCGCGCCCGCCGTCGGGCGCGCACTGGGCGCGTGGGCGCGTGCCGACCACGTCGACCACTTCCGCGAGGTCGAACTCGAGCGGACGTGGGACGACGCCCAGCCGACGGATTCGTGGCGACGGGCGTACAACGCGCGCTTCGCGCTCCACAACTGCCTGCCAGGGGATGCCATCGCCGAGCGCCTCGACGAGTTCGGCGGCGGCGTCCTGATGAGCGCGACCCTCGAACCGCTCGACGCCTTCGCCGAGGTGACCGGACTGAACCACCTCGAACGCGAGGAGGACCGGCCCGTCATCACCCGGAGCTACGGACTGGACTTCCCGCCGGAGCACCGCGAGTCGTTCGCGGTCGCGGCGCCGCCATTCACCTTCGAGAACCGCGGTGCGCCGGGCGAGGAGACCGAGGCCCGGCGCATCCACGCGTCGGCACTCCGTGAGGTCGCCACGGTGTCGGGCAACGTCCTCGTCGGGATGCCCAACTACGCCGAGGCCGAGTGGGCCGCCGGCTACCTCCGCGACGCGGTCGACAAGCCGGTCCTGCTCGACGAGTCCTCCGCGGACGACGTGACCGAGGACCTTAAACAGGAGTTCTTCGACGGGTCCGGGAAGGTCCTCGTCACCTCGCTCCGCGGGACGCTGACGGAGGGCGTCGACTACCGCGGTGACCGGCTCAGCGCGGCCGTGGTCTGCGGGGTGCCGCTCATCAACACCGCCAGCCCCCGGACGCGGGCGCTCCGGACGGCGTACGACCGGCGGTTCGGTGACGGCTTCGAGTACGCGCTCACGGTCCCCGCCGTCCGG of the Haloglomus salinum genome contains:
- a CDS encoding helix-turn-helix domain-containing protein, whose translation is MTQGADTSSDEQSWEDPRDGRPWQEESRLRRLYIKEGLSTYDIAERLGCSRPTVSNWLERFGIERTGRQPEPCVLSDESLLRGLYVERGLSLSDVAQEAGCSIWKTRAWLRRHGIETRTPGEHNRNELLEDEGWLREQYVEKELSTPTIAEKADSSARTVSEWLRKHEIDIPRHLSEETRETLADPSRMTHLYTDRGLTGMEIAEELDCSATVVYEHLQQHGLTNYEMVGDDHPRWRGGEYAYGEGWNDAKREAVRDRDDNRCCLCGMTQREHQDERGSKLPVHHVRKARNVDDPEKRNGMGNLITLCHSCHSIAEKMTPELPEGIDDRR
- a CDS encoding ATP-dependent DNA helicase — translated: MTDDDDNQSWGPIFPYESPYREQLNGIEETIEVAQDSGYSVIEGACGTGKTLLALTAGIQLVRDPDTQYERVLALTSVKQQLRQFEQDLRIINDNLPADWNPVSGLTLVGKADVCAYNVAGTGGIDDSNVYERCEGLRERTRALADDTSAGDLASQARSQQVGLADSGASGGDAADYLEAAGGMAPYPEGTPESGNDVEYCPFYAQFLEDLPDDGEAAEAVPFDWTETGHIDAQELTRLSVDAGTCPHSVMGALLPEVEVVVGNYYHAFDPTTVETFTGALLDDETFVVCDEAHMLEPRVRDLVSDGIADVSLRDAESELAQVVQPLTMTDETGRQTGPVDRIRAELSDATVDLEDLQRTRQFLRDLREELARQVESYLDREHRGWRANLNDLPDDEIPLRDPERPRTDDLTQWAENEGYDERDWVRAESACAVAARILNSVEEEDTKRTAPAVGRALGAWARADHVDHFREVELERTWDDAQPTDSWRRAYNARFALHNCLPGDAIAERLDEFGGGVLMSATLEPLDAFAEVTGLNHLEREEDRPVITRSYGLDFPPEHRESFAVAAPPFTFENRGAPGEETEARRIHASALREVATVSGNVLVGMPNYAEAEWAAGYLRDAVDKPVLLDESSADDVTEDLKQEFFDGSGKVLVTSLRGTLTEGVDYRGDRLSAAVVCGVPLINTASPRTRALRTAYDRRFGDGFEYALTVPAVRKARQAVGRVIRGPEETGVRVLLDERYARDTWNSVREYLGPDREEFQPVSPDMLSLGLDRFRGTAGDGTE